One segment of Mercenaria mercenaria strain notata unplaced genomic scaffold, MADL_Memer_1 contig_4739, whole genome shotgun sequence DNA contains the following:
- the LOC123543280 gene encoding uncharacterized protein KIAA1958-like, whose translation MKLFFSFLMSKNEMRKPEYIPPYQLNSLLCEFILGVTKKDGREYEPTTLRGFISSVDRYLKASDSNVAIFKDREFSKTRAVLSRKQQQLKGQGLGNKPRAAETMTESIIDQMHEARTLGDYTPRSLLHSMWFVCTNHFGMRTGKECRDLCWGDIHLRMDETSGEEYLIYDQERQTKTRSGSNPRDIRGTKPKAYATADAQRDPVHLYKLYSQKRPDEMCKPDSPFFLTPNDKPQRCWFKKTPLGINKLYNIMRDMKAEAGIENPRITPYSSRKHLVQTLNDAGVPANQIMQISGHKNVNSIKQLQ comes from the exons atgaagttaTTCTTCTCTTTTctgatgtcaaaaaatgaaatgagaaaacCAGAATACATTCCCCCATATCAGCTTAATTCATTACTGTGTGAATTTATCTTGGGTGTTACCAAGAAAGATGGCAGGGAATATGAGCCTACAACTTTGCGGGGCTTTATAAGCTCTGTTGACAGATATCTAAAAGCAAGTGACAGCAATGTTGCCATATTCAAGGACAGAGAATTTTCCAAAACACGAGCTGTCCTTTCAAGAAAACAGCAACAGCTGAAAGGCCAGGGACTTGGCAATAAGCCGAGAGCTGCAGAAACCATGACAGAGTCTATCATTGACCAGATGCATGAAGCCAGGACACTAGGTGACTACACTCCAAGGTCTTTGTTACACTCCATGTGGTTTGTATGCACAAACCATTTTGGAATGCGGACAGGCAAAGAATGCCGTGATCTCTGCTGGGGAGATATTCATCTTAGAATGGACGAAACTTCTGGTGAGGAGTATCTTATATATGACCAAGAGAGACAAACCAAAACCAGATCTGGTTCAAATCCTCGGGACATTAG AGGTACAAAACCCAAAGCCTATGCCACTGCTGACGCCCAGAGAGATCCTGTACATCTGTACAAGCTGTACAGCCAGAAACGACCGGACGAAATGTGCAAACCTGACAGCCCATTCTTCCTTACACCAAATGATAAACCACAGAGATGCTGGTTCAAAAAAACCCCACTTggaataaataaactttacaacATTATGAGAGACATGAAGGCTGAAGCAGGAATTGAAAATCCCAGAATAACGCCTTACAG ctccagAAAACATCTGGTTCAAACTCTAAACGATGCTGGGGTCCCTGCCAACCAAATCATGCAAATTTCTGGTCACAAGAATGTGAATTCTATAAAACAACTACAGTAA